Proteins from a genomic interval of Streptomyces sp. NBC_00820:
- a CDS encoding SGNH/GDSL hydrolase family protein, which translates to MNARSGAVPRAAALLLLALAGQAQPAGAAGTLPVTVGRPSGVVTWAASAGLAGEGVAGRGYRLVVRTSVGGSGLRIRLSNAFGDRPLTVDKVYAGLRSEGAALRGGSNRPLTFGGARTVTVPAGAVAWSDPLPGRLPAAAALAVSLRTPGARGPATGHVTALQTSYVTEGDHTAEDRAAHWTRTTGSWWYLDAVSVRPAHPATGAVVALGDSLTDGLRSTADRDRRWTDYLARRLRKAGTHVKGVADAGMSGNEVLQDAGGQSALRRLDRDVLSQPGVRTVVLFEGVNDIKAVGGASAAELVAGYRQIVRRAHAAGTCVVGATVGPFKGWPEWSPAAEAVRQEVNRFIRTGGAFDAVADFDRVLGSPDDPARMRPALDSGDHLHPGDRGMRALADAVDPGSLDCGR; encoded by the coding sequence GTGAACGCCCGTTCCGGGGCCGTCCCGCGTGCCGCGGCCCTTCTGCTCCTCGCCCTCGCCGGGCAGGCCCAGCCCGCCGGGGCCGCGGGCACCCTTCCCGTGACCGTCGGCAGGCCCTCCGGAGTCGTCACCTGGGCGGCGAGCGCCGGCCTCGCCGGCGAGGGCGTCGCCGGCCGCGGCTACCGGCTCGTCGTGCGCACCAGCGTCGGCGGGAGCGGCCTGCGGATCCGCCTCTCGAACGCCTTCGGCGACCGCCCGCTCACCGTGGACAAGGTCTACGCGGGCCTGCGGAGCGAGGGTGCCGCCCTGCGCGGGGGCAGCAACCGGCCGCTGACCTTCGGCGGAGCCCGCACGGTCACCGTGCCGGCCGGCGCCGTCGCGTGGAGCGATCCGCTGCCGGGCAGGCTGCCGGCCGCCGCCGCGCTGGCCGTCAGCCTCCGCACCCCCGGCGCGCGGGGGCCGGCCACCGGCCATGTGACGGCCCTGCAGACGTCGTACGTCACCGAGGGCGACCACACCGCCGAGGACAGGGCCGCGCACTGGACGCGGACCACCGGCTCCTGGTGGTACCTGGACGCCGTCTCCGTGCGCCCGGCCCACCCCGCCACCGGAGCCGTCGTCGCGCTCGGCGACTCCCTGACCGACGGTCTGCGGTCCACCGCCGACCGCGACCGGCGCTGGACCGACTACCTCGCCCGGCGTCTGCGCAAGGCCGGCACACACGTCAAGGGCGTGGCCGACGCGGGGATGTCGGGCAACGAGGTCCTCCAGGACGCCGGAGGACAGAGCGCCCTGCGCCGGCTGGACCGGGACGTCCTCTCCCAGCCCGGTGTGCGCACCGTGGTCCTCTTCGAAGGGGTCAACGACATCAAGGCGGTCGGCGGAGCCTCCGCGGCCGAGCTCGTCGCCGGCTACCGCCAGATCGTCAGGCGCGCGCACGCGGCCGGGACATGCGTGGTGGGGGCGACGGTCGGCCCCTTCAAGGGCTGGCCCGAGTGGAGCCCGGCCGCCGAGGCGGTACGCCAGGAAGTGAACCGGTTCATCCGCACCGGCGGCGCCTTCGACGCGGTCGCCGACTTCGACCGGGTCCTCGGCAGCCCCGACGACCCCGCGCGGATGAGGCCCGCCCTCGACAGCGGCGACCACCTCCACCCCGGCGACCGGGGCATGCGGGCCCTGGCCGACGCCGTGGACCCCGGCAGCCTCGACTGCGGGCGCTGA
- a CDS encoding M4 family metallopeptidase has protein sequence MRRPHIRSLAVAVAVTTAATGLAGTAVAGPATGVAPSAASTATTATAVVEAARAAAFAHTSETGVSQGDELVAQDVMVDPEGARHVRFVRSHDGMPVLGGDLVVHLNRQLAYTGVTRAADHAVKPAATTPKLTAGQAAAKAAEAAQGDADSVALVVDARGGAATLAYQVTVTGTDSADGGSSTVVVDALTGKVRSNTPDADEFLSPKLLKTLRKRGETAEPATGSAPSMAGLLGARLSGVTHYPATAHGTGKTLFMGSVGLTTTATSRGHYQLKDPSRYGSETRDAKGKYTESFSAGTKFTNTTDVWGNGATSNRASAAADAQYGITKTLDFYKKTFGRKGIANNSKAARGMVHWGRGVANAFWDPACTCMLYGDGDGDMFKKPLVVLDVTGHELTHGVVDSTAKLEPTYVDSDGNQYGEPGALNESLADIFGSNVEFYAKNAKDTPDYLIGEKLGLAQKFLRRLDHPSLDKLEGTIDYWSPDTYYTEVHAGSGVSSHAYYLLAEGSGKKTIGTVAYNSPTYNGSTVKGIGRTKATAIFYRALTRYMVSSTDFHDARAATLKAAKDLYGSTSTEYKTVDKAWAAVNVTAANAPAAGH, from the coding sequence GTGCGTAGACCGCACATACGCAGCCTCGCCGTCGCCGTCGCGGTGACGACGGCTGCCACGGGCCTGGCCGGTACGGCCGTCGCGGGGCCCGCCACGGGGGTGGCGCCTTCTGCCGCCTCCACCGCCACGACGGCCACGGCGGTGGTGGAGGCGGCGCGCGCCGCGGCCTTCGCCCACACCTCCGAGACCGGCGTCTCCCAGGGTGACGAACTCGTCGCCCAGGACGTGATGGTCGACCCCGAGGGCGCGCGGCACGTCCGTTTCGTCCGCAGCCACGACGGCATGCCGGTGCTCGGCGGCGACCTCGTCGTCCACCTGAACCGGCAGCTGGCGTACACGGGTGTCACCCGTGCCGCCGACCACGCCGTGAAGCCCGCCGCCACCACGCCCAAGCTGACGGCCGGCCAGGCCGCCGCGAAGGCCGCCGAGGCGGCCCAGGGCGACGCGGACAGCGTGGCGCTGGTGGTGGACGCCCGCGGAGGCGCCGCCACCCTCGCCTACCAGGTGACGGTGACCGGCACCGACTCCGCCGACGGCGGTTCCAGCACGGTCGTCGTCGACGCCCTCACCGGCAAGGTGCGCAGCAACACGCCGGACGCCGACGAGTTCCTGTCGCCGAAGCTGCTCAAGACCCTGCGCAAGCGTGGCGAGACGGCCGAGCCGGCCACCGGCAGCGCGCCCTCGATGGCCGGGCTGCTCGGCGCGCGGCTCTCGGGCGTGACGCACTACCCCGCGACCGCGCACGGCACCGGCAAGACCCTCTTCATGGGCAGTGTCGGCCTCACCACCACGGCGACCTCGCGCGGCCACTACCAGCTGAAGGACCCGAGCCGGTACGGCAGCGAGACGCGTGACGCCAAGGGCAAGTACACGGAGAGCTTCAGCGCGGGAACGAAGTTCACCAACACCACCGACGTGTGGGGCAACGGCGCGACCAGCAACCGCGCCAGCGCCGCCGCCGACGCCCAGTACGGCATCACGAAGACGCTGGACTTCTACAAGAAGACCTTCGGCCGCAAGGGCATAGCCAACAACAGCAAGGCCGCGCGCGGCATGGTCCACTGGGGCCGTGGCGTCGCCAACGCCTTCTGGGACCCGGCCTGCACCTGCATGCTGTACGGCGACGGCGACGGCGACATGTTCAAGAAGCCGCTCGTCGTCCTCGACGTCACCGGTCACGAGCTGACCCACGGCGTCGTGGACTCGACCGCCAAGCTCGAGCCGACCTACGTCGACTCGGACGGCAACCAGTACGGCGAGCCCGGCGCGCTGAACGAGTCGCTCGCGGACATCTTCGGCTCCAACGTGGAGTTCTACGCGAAGAACGCGAAGGACACGCCGGACTACCTGATCGGCGAGAAGCTGGGCCTGGCCCAGAAGTTCCTGCGCCGTCTGGACCACCCGTCGCTCGACAAGCTCGAGGGCACGATCGACTACTGGTCGCCGGACACGTACTACACGGAGGTGCACGCCGGGTCCGGCGTCTCCTCGCACGCCTACTACCTCCTCGCGGAGGGCAGCGGCAAGAAGACGATCGGCACCGTCGCCTACAACTCGCCGACCTACAACGGGTCCACGGTCAAGGGCATCGGCCGTACCAAGGCGACCGCCATCTTCTACCGGGCTCTGACCCGCTACATGGTCTCCTCGACCGACTTCCACGACGCGCGCGCCGCGACGCTGAAGGCGGCCAAGGACCTGTACGGGTCGACCAGCACCGAGTACAAGACGGTGGACAAGGCGTGGGCCGCGGTCAACGTCACCGCCGCCAACGCGCCGGCCGCCGGTCACTGA
- a CDS encoding serine hydrolase domain-containing protein yields MVSAKVGKGAVLGAVALSLLAVPARAATGETGTARAAALPAPDTAGLDAVLRTVRTQGAPGALARIDDHGTTYRLSRGVDDRGTGRAMSTLDRFRIGSVTKTFSAVVLLQLADEHRLDLDAPVNRYLPKLLPDDRITVRHVLSHRSGLYDYTNDLFAQSVSGFEAVRNKVFTYRQLIGLSLKKARTNAPGAAYSYSNTNFVVAGLLIEKLTGASVKTAYENRVIEPLKLSDTFYVHPDTTIPGRYARGYMTPDLAGAAPVDTTSQTVSWAQSAGAIISSAKDLNTFYSALLGGKLLSSARLAEMERFTKVNSTTAYGLGLRRRDLSCGISVYGHTGAVQGYYTYAFTTKDGGRSLTAVVNTSNNGKVLDTLAGTLESAFCGKPAKSPSASAANRRNADLEE; encoded by the coding sequence ATGGTTTCAGCAAAGGTGGGCAAGGGTGCGGTCCTCGGCGCGGTCGCGCTGTCGCTGCTGGCGGTCCCGGCGCGGGCCGCGACCGGGGAGACCGGTACCGCGAGAGCGGCCGCGCTCCCGGCGCCCGACACCGCGGGCCTGGACGCGGTGCTGCGCACGGTGCGGACCCAGGGCGCGCCGGGCGCCCTGGCCCGGATCGACGACCACGGCACGACGTACCGGCTGAGCCGGGGAGTCGACGACCGGGGCACGGGCCGCGCCATGAGCACCCTCGACCGCTTCCGCATCGGCAGCGTCACCAAGACGTTCTCCGCCGTCGTCCTGCTCCAGCTCGCCGACGAGCACCGCCTGGACCTCGACGCCCCGGTCAACCGCTACCTGCCGAAGCTGCTGCCGGACGACCGCATCACGGTCCGGCACGTACTGAGCCACCGCAGCGGTCTGTACGACTACACCAACGACCTGTTCGCCCAGAGCGTCTCCGGCTTCGAGGCCGTGCGCAACAAGGTGTTCACCTACCGACAGCTGATCGGCCTCTCCCTCAAGAAGGCCCGAACCAACGCGCCCGGCGCCGCCTACTCCTACTCCAACACCAACTTCGTCGTCGCCGGACTCCTCATCGAGAAGCTCACCGGGGCGTCCGTGAAGACGGCGTACGAGAACCGCGTCATCGAGCCGCTGAAGCTGAGCGACACATTCTATGTCCATCCGGACACCACGATCCCGGGCAGGTACGCCCGCGGCTACATGACCCCCGACCTGGCCGGCGCCGCGCCGGTCGACACGACCTCCCAGACCGTGTCCTGGGCGCAGAGCGCCGGCGCCATCATCTCCAGCGCCAAGGACCTGAACACCTTCTACTCCGCGCTGCTCGGCGGCAAGCTGCTCTCCTCCGCGCGGCTGGCGGAGATGGAACGCTTCACGAAGGTCAACAGCACCACGGCGTACGGCCTCGGGCTGCGGCGCCGCGATCTGTCCTGCGGCATCTCGGTGTACGGCCACACCGGCGCCGTCCAGGGGTACTACACCTACGCGTTCACCACCAAGGACGGCGGCCGCAGCCTGACCGCCGTCGTCAACACCTCCAACAACGGCAAGGTGCTGGACACCCTGGCCGGCACGCTGGAGTCCGCGTTCTGCGGGAAGCCGGCGAAGTCGCCGAGCGCCTCGGCGGCGAACCGGCGCAACGCGGACCTGGAGGAGTAG
- a CDS encoding AIM24 family protein yields MKGDLFSSEHVVQPAVEPGMSIENAKCVKYTVNGEMFARQGAMIAHRGNLQFERKGQGVGGMLKRAVTGEGLPLMAVRGQGEVWFAHEAQNCFIVEVEPGDQFTVNGRNVLCFDPTLSYEIRTVKGSGIAGGGLFNSVFSGHGRLGLACEGNPLVIPVSAQQPVYVDTDAVVGWTAHLQTSLHRSQSLGSMLRGGSGEAVQLMLQGEGFVVVRPSEATPQKAQQH; encoded by the coding sequence ATGAAGGGTGACCTCTTTTCCAGTGAGCACGTGGTGCAGCCGGCCGTCGAGCCGGGAATGAGCATCGAGAACGCCAAGTGCGTCAAGTACACGGTGAACGGCGAGATGTTCGCCCGGCAGGGCGCGATGATCGCCCACCGCGGGAACCTGCAGTTCGAACGCAAGGGCCAGGGCGTGGGCGGCATGCTCAAGCGCGCGGTCACCGGCGAGGGCCTGCCGCTGATGGCGGTGCGCGGACAGGGCGAGGTCTGGTTCGCGCACGAGGCGCAGAACTGCTTCATCGTCGAGGTGGAGCCCGGTGACCAGTTCACGGTCAACGGCCGCAACGTCCTGTGCTTCGACCCCACGCTGTCGTACGAGATCAGGACCGTGAAGGGTTCGGGCATCGCCGGTGGCGGCCTGTTCAACAGCGTGTTCTCCGGACACGGCCGGCTGGGCCTGGCCTGCGAGGGCAACCCGCTGGTGATACCGGTCTCGGCGCAGCAGCCCGTGTACGTCGACACGGACGCGGTGGTCGGCTGGACCGCGCATCTGCAGACCTCGCTGCACCGCTCCCAGTCGCTCGGCTCGATGCTGCGCGGCGGCTCCGGGGAAGCGGTGCAACTGATGCTCCAGGGGGAGGGGTTCGTCGTGGTGCGGCCGAGCGAGGCCACGCCGCAGAAGGCGCAGCAGCACTGA
- a CDS encoding polyprenyl synthetase family protein, protein MTLSSAAAPAPPTAPDVLLRCQELVRPALRDAVKRLHPWTAEMAAYSFGWCEVGGAPASLGGGKGVRQALALLGAEAVGADAHTGVPAAVAVELVHAFSLLHDDIMDGDTVRRGRPAVWRAYGTGPAVLAGDALFALAVESLAAAPGGPGALRLLSAALSDLVRGQADDLLFAARPWAGPQRVTPEEYRAMAERKTGALLGCALALGAALGGAPSPVTGALDRAGRHLGIAFQMVDDVLGIWGRPDVTGKPVGGDLRERKKTFPVLAALRSPAARHLPTLLASPAHAREAAALVERAGGRTAALAEARAQTAAARALLAGLPLAAGTAGELLLLLDFLVGRDL, encoded by the coding sequence GTGACGCTGTCCTCCGCGGCGGCGCCCGCGCCGCCGACCGCGCCCGATGTCCTGCTGCGGTGCCAGGAGCTGGTGCGTCCCGCGCTGCGGGACGCGGTGAAGCGCCTGCATCCGTGGACGGCCGAGATGGCCGCGTACTCCTTCGGCTGGTGCGAAGTCGGGGGCGCGCCCGCGTCCTTGGGCGGTGGCAAGGGCGTGCGGCAGGCGCTCGCGCTGCTCGGCGCCGAGGCGGTGGGCGCGGACGCGCACACCGGTGTGCCCGCGGCGGTCGCGGTGGAGCTGGTGCACGCCTTCTCGCTGCTGCACGACGACATCATGGACGGCGACACGGTCCGGCGCGGACGCCCCGCCGTGTGGCGGGCGTACGGCACGGGCCCGGCGGTCCTCGCCGGTGACGCCCTGTTCGCGCTGGCCGTCGAGAGCCTCGCCGCCGCGCCGGGCGGACCCGGCGCCCTGCGGCTGCTCTCCGCCGCGCTATCCGACCTGGTGCGCGGGCAGGCCGACGACCTGCTGTTCGCCGCACGGCCCTGGGCGGGGCCGCAGCGCGTGACACCCGAGGAGTACCGGGCGATGGCCGAGCGCAAGACGGGCGCTCTGCTGGGGTGCGCCCTCGCCCTCGGGGCCGCGCTGGGCGGCGCCCCCTCCCCCGTGACCGGCGCGCTGGACCGGGCCGGACGGCATCTCGGCATCGCCTTCCAGATGGTCGACGACGTGCTCGGCATCTGGGGCCGTCCCGACGTCACCGGCAAGCCGGTGGGCGGCGACCTGCGGGAGCGCAAGAAGACCTTCCCGGTGCTGGCCGCCCTCCGCTCACCCGCGGCCCGTCACCTGCCCACGCTCCTCGCCTCTCCCGCGCACGCCAGGGAGGCGGCAGCCCTGGTCGAGCGGGCCGGAGGGCGCACGGCCGCGCTGGCCGAGGCCCGCGCGCAGACGGCCGCCGCACGGGCCCTGCTCGCGGGACTGCCCCTGGCCGCGGGAACCGCCGGGGAACTGCTCCTGCTGCTGGACTTCCTGGTGGGCCGCGATCTTTGA
- a CDS encoding serine/threonine-protein kinase produces the protein MTMVKAHVSAHELVAGRYRLLEVFSRETNRLWWYAEDVTAGRPRLVAQTGLPETADAQTPHRAAERVVRTSETMCVLRPGRVAVVVDAVVEAGSLWTATEWIEGTTLGELLDQEGPLSPERAARIGLDVLDVLQAAHDEGITHGELSPGQILVHESGPAVVAGFGLAGTTLAPRIAAPSYASPEQARDERVGPAADLWALGAILYTMVEGRPPFRDRGRPEATLRAVDRLPVRTPLRAGPLTQAVRGLLRKNSRERLTRPVVREALTRALDTDATARRCPAQAPRSRGVWPAGRFGGLARSRRVRAGRYGGLARSRRVPVAVAVLAVVTVAVTALVATHLGTGTTATAPPSRRTATAAPSAGRTQDGATPTSDALPGTGASPSLPAGYRVYSAPEGFSVALPEGWRRLATARAADHAYRVTFGTGGDSPTLAVTYSERVGSDPVAVWRDDVEPGLRRLDGFQRIGTVRATTYQGRAAADLEWLSGTGDGRARTFGRGFLLGAGRGFSLRFTTRAAAWDAAAARLALKTFLGTFRATRG, from the coding sequence ATGACGATGGTCAAGGCGCACGTCTCCGCACATGAGTTGGTGGCCGGGCGGTACCGGCTGCTGGAGGTCTTCTCCCGTGAGACGAACCGTCTGTGGTGGTACGCGGAGGACGTGACGGCGGGCCGGCCCCGCCTGGTGGCGCAGACCGGCCTGCCGGAGACCGCCGACGCGCAGACCCCGCACCGCGCCGCGGAACGGGTCGTCCGGACCTCCGAGACCATGTGCGTGCTGCGACCGGGCCGGGTCGCCGTCGTCGTGGACGCGGTCGTCGAGGCGGGTTCCCTGTGGACGGCGACGGAGTGGATCGAGGGCACCACCTTGGGGGAACTCCTCGACCAGGAGGGTCCGTTGAGTCCGGAGCGGGCGGCACGGATCGGTCTCGACGTCCTCGACGTGCTTCAGGCCGCGCATGACGAGGGCATCACCCACGGCGAGCTGAGCCCCGGCCAGATCCTCGTCCACGAGTCCGGCCCCGCCGTCGTCGCCGGGTTCGGACTCGCGGGCACAACCCTGGCCCCGAGGATCGCGGCACCGTCGTACGCGTCCCCGGAACAGGCGCGGGACGAGCGCGTCGGGCCGGCCGCCGACCTGTGGGCGCTCGGCGCGATCCTCTACACGATGGTCGAGGGCCGGCCCCCGTTCCGTGACCGCGGACGGCCCGAGGCCACCCTCAGGGCCGTGGACCGGCTGCCGGTGCGCACCCCGCTGCGCGCGGGCCCGCTCACCCAGGCCGTCCGGGGGCTGCTGCGGAAGAACTCCCGGGAGCGGCTGACCCGGCCGGTGGTCCGTGAGGCGCTGACCCGCGCCCTCGACACGGACGCGACGGCTCGGCGGTGTCCCGCGCAGGCCCCCCGGTCGCGCGGCGTGTGGCCGGCCGGACGGTTCGGCGGCCTGGCGCGGAGCAGGCGGGTACGGGCAGGACGGTACGGCGGCCTGGCGCGGAGCAGGCGGGTGCCGGTCGCCGTGGCGGTGCTGGCCGTCGTCACCGTGGCCGTCACCGCCCTGGTCGCCACGCATCTCGGCACCGGCACCACGGCGACGGCCCCGCCGTCCCGCCGGACCGCCACGGCCGCCCCGTCGGCCGGCCGTACGCAGGACGGCGCCACCCCGACCTCCGACGCCCTACCCGGCACCGGCGCGTCCCCCTCCCTGCCGGCCGGATACCGCGTCTACAGCGCTCCCGAAGGCTTCTCGGTGGCGCTGCCCGAGGGCTGGCGGCGGCTGGCCACCGCACGCGCCGCCGACCACGCCTACCGCGTCACCTTCGGCACCGGCGGCGACTCCCCCACCCTCGCCGTCACCTACAGCGAGCGCGTCGGCTCCGATCCCGTCGCCGTGTGGCGGGACGACGTCGAGCCCGGACTGCGGCGGCTCGACGGCTTCCAGCGCATCGGCACCGTACGGGCCACCACCTACCAGGGGCGCGCGGCCGCCGACCTGGAATGGCTGTCGGGCACCGGCGACGGACGGGCGCGCACCTTCGGGCGGGGTTTCCTGCTGGGAGCGGGCCGCGGCTTCTCCCTGCGCTTCACCACCCGGGCGGCGGCCTGGGACGCCGCCGCTGCCCGGCTCGCCCTGAAGACCTTCCTGGGCACCTTCCGCGCGACACGCGGGTGA
- a CDS encoding DUF2238 domain-containing protein, with protein sequence MTAAHPGPHPRPRPASRTGPRPASDPGPRRAPRRVPPVLFAGVAAVGLAVSAWDVRDRTTWFLETFWALIGLPLVVLLWRRFPLTGLLCGLLAAHTLVLAAGGHYTYAQVPAGDWVRDTFGLSRNPYDRFGHLMQGFVPAVLVRELLSRTSPLRGSRWLAPLTVCACLAFSAFFELLEWAAALIGGHGADAFLATQGDVWDTQWDMFCALTGAVLSLLLLSRAHDRQLADLAARDGVRPLRVFHPHG encoded by the coding sequence ATGACAGCAGCGCACCCCGGCCCGCACCCCAGGCCCCGTCCCGCCTCGCGCACCGGGCCACGCCCTGCCTCGGACCCCGGCCCGCGCCGCGCGCCGCGCCGCGTGCCGCCCGTCCTGTTCGCGGGCGTGGCGGCCGTGGGCCTCGCCGTGTCGGCGTGGGACGTACGGGACCGGACGACCTGGTTCCTGGAGACGTTCTGGGCACTGATCGGGCTGCCCCTGGTGGTGCTGCTCTGGCGGCGCTTCCCGCTGACCGGGCTGCTGTGCGGGCTGCTGGCCGCGCACACGCTGGTGCTCGCGGCCGGCGGACACTACACGTACGCGCAGGTACCGGCCGGCGACTGGGTGCGTGACACGTTCGGGCTGTCCCGCAACCCGTACGACCGGTTCGGACACCTGATGCAGGGCTTCGTACCGGCCGTCCTCGTCCGGGAACTGCTCAGCCGCACCTCCCCGTTGCGCGGCAGCCGCTGGCTGGCGCCGCTCACCGTGTGCGCGTGCCTCGCCTTCAGCGCCTTCTTCGAGCTGCTGGAGTGGGCGGCGGCCCTGATCGGCGGCCACGGCGCGGACGCGTTCCTCGCCACCCAGGGCGATGTGTGGGACACCCAGTGGGACATGTTCTGTGCCCTCACCGGGGCGGTACTGTCGCTGCTGCTGCTCAGCAGGGCGCACGACCGCCAACTGGCGGACCTCGCGGCACGGGACGGTGTCCGGCCTTTGCGCGTCTTTCACCCGCACGGGTGA
- a CDS encoding cholesterol oxidase substrate-binding domain-containing protein, with amino-acid sequence MSDHSIGNFPSYDGSSPPVDRRAFLRAAAALAAVPVALAADPARAAAELPGFPGEVALYRSAYRNWVGEITADEMWACAPDGPQQVAGVVNWAWRNGWRVRARGSSHGWSPLTVTAGTTADTRVLLVDTAPHLTGLALESASEVRAGTGVTLEALLGFLEEHGLGLTATPAPGDLTLGGALAIDAHGTAVPAAGEHPPPGTTYGSLSNRVLELTAVVWDDAAGAYVLRTFRREEADCAALLVHLGRSFVTEVVLRVGPDTDLRCVSRTDIPATELFAAPGSGGRKFDGFLRRSGRVEAIWFAFTDFPWLKEWSVTPVRPPGSRRVTAPYNYPFSDSVPTLVADLAGRLVADAAWYLAPVLGNAQLDAAELGLVATRSADLWGPSKNTLLYLRPTTLRVTANGYAVLTSRAGVQRVVHEFAGHYRDRLAAYARQGRFPVNGSVEIRVTGLDDPADTGVAGARAPLLSALRPSGTRPEWDTAVWLDVLTLPGTPYAEVFLRELERFLLDTYDGGYALARVEWSKGWAYTEEAAWADAEVMGTTVPDSFGAGVWQQAVGILDRLDPHRVFGNAFLDGLLR; translated from the coding sequence GTGAGCGATCATTCCATAGGCAACTTTCCTTCTTACGACGGCAGTTCGCCGCCCGTCGACCGGCGCGCGTTCCTGCGTGCCGCCGCCGCGCTGGCCGCCGTACCGGTGGCGCTCGCCGCCGATCCGGCACGGGCCGCGGCCGAACTCCCCGGATTCCCGGGAGAGGTGGCGCTGTACCGGTCCGCGTACCGCAACTGGGTGGGCGAGATCACCGCCGACGAGATGTGGGCCTGTGCCCCGGACGGCCCGCAGCAGGTGGCCGGTGTCGTCAACTGGGCGTGGCGCAACGGCTGGCGGGTCCGCGCGCGGGGAAGCTCGCACGGCTGGTCACCGCTGACCGTCACCGCGGGGACGACGGCGGACACGCGGGTCCTGCTGGTCGACACCGCGCCCCATCTGACGGGTCTGGCACTGGAGTCCGCCTCCGAGGTGCGGGCCGGCACCGGTGTCACCCTGGAGGCACTGCTCGGGTTCCTGGAGGAGCACGGGCTGGGCCTCACCGCGACACCCGCCCCCGGTGACCTCACGCTGGGGGGCGCCCTGGCGATCGACGCCCACGGCACGGCCGTTCCGGCCGCCGGGGAACACCCGCCGCCCGGTACGACGTACGGTTCGCTGAGCAACCGGGTGCTGGAGCTGACGGCCGTGGTGTGGGACGACGCCGCGGGCGCCTACGTCCTGCGGACGTTCCGCCGCGAGGAGGCGGACTGTGCGGCGCTCCTCGTCCACCTGGGCCGGTCCTTCGTCACGGAGGTGGTGCTGCGGGTCGGCCCGGACACGGACCTGCGCTGTGTCAGCCGCACCGACATCCCGGCCACCGAACTGTTCGCGGCCCCCGGCTCCGGCGGGCGCAAGTTCGACGGCTTCCTGCGGCGCTCGGGCCGGGTGGAGGCGATCTGGTTCGCGTTCACCGACTTCCCGTGGCTGAAGGAGTGGAGCGTCACCCCGGTCAGGCCGCCCGGCTCGCGGCGCGTCACCGCGCCGTACAACTACCCCTTCTCCGACAGCGTGCCGACCCTGGTGGCCGACCTGGCCGGGCGGCTGGTCGCCGACGCGGCCTGGTATCTGGCGCCGGTCCTCGGCAACGCGCAGCTCGACGCGGCCGAACTGGGGCTGGTGGCCACCCGGTCCGCCGATCTGTGGGGGCCGTCGAAGAACACGCTGCTGTACCTGCGCCCGACGACGCTGCGGGTGACCGCGAACGGGTACGCCGTGCTCACCTCGCGGGCCGGTGTGCAGCGGGTGGTGCACGAGTTCGCCGGACACTACCGCGACCGGCTCGCGGCGTACGCGCGGCAGGGACGCTTCCCCGTCAACGGCTCGGTGGAGATCAGGGTGACCGGCCTCGACGACCCCGCCGACACCGGTGTCGCGGGCGCCCGGGCCCCGCTGCTGTCCGCGCTGCGGCCGAGCGGGACCCGTCCCGAGTGGGACACCGCGGTCTGGCTGGACGTGCTCACGCTGCCGGGAACGCCGTACGCGGAGGTGTTCCTGCGGGAGCTGGAACGGTTCCTGCTCGACACCTACGACGGCGGGTACGCGCTCGCCCGCGTGGAGTGGTCCAAGGGCTGGGCGTACACCGAGGAGGCGGCCTGGGCCGACGCGGAGGTGATGGGCACGACGGTGCCCGACTCCTTCGGTGCCGGGGTGTGGCAGCAGGCGGTCGGGATCCTCGACCGCCTGGACCCGCACCGCGTGTTCGGCAACGCCTTCCTGGACGGCCTCCTGCGCTGA
- a CDS encoding TetR/AcrR family transcriptional regulator, translating to MSAVSTPHDPRPAAPAPRATDFPQPGTTPADADSARTAADPGGTAPARRDAEATKAAILKAARYFLVRRAQADVTLKAVAERAGVSPPLVLKYFGNKDALFARVMSFDTDADDLLDAPLAGLGRHMVRHVLAAQRERGTDPLLRIAFAPLHGDQGDILRANFRAQVTERLAARLTGPDAGPRAELAVAALIGLGVMYGIARGPHLRATDIDTIADLYGPVVQAQLTPRD from the coding sequence GTGAGCGCCGTGAGCACCCCGCACGACCCCCGCCCGGCCGCCCCCGCACCCCGGGCCACGGACTTCCCGCAGCCCGGCACCACCCCGGCCGACGCCGACTCCGCCCGCACAGCGGCCGATCCCGGTGGCACCGCCCCCGCCCGCCGTGACGCCGAGGCCACCAAGGCGGCCATCCTCAAGGCCGCCCGCTACTTCCTGGTCCGGCGGGCGCAGGCCGACGTCACGCTCAAGGCGGTCGCCGAACGTGCCGGTGTCAGCCCGCCGTTGGTCCTGAAGTACTTCGGCAACAAGGACGCCCTCTTCGCCCGCGTCATGTCCTTCGACACCGACGCGGACGACCTGCTGGACGCCCCCCTGGCCGGCCTCGGCCGGCACATGGTCCGGCACGTTCTGGCCGCACAGCGGGAGCGCGGCACCGACCCGCTGCTGCGCATCGCCTTCGCGCCCCTGCACGGCGACCAGGGCGACATCCTGCGCGCCAACTTCCGCGCCCAGGTGACCGAACGCCTGGCCGCCCGGCTCACGGGCCCCGACGCCGGCCCGCGTGCCGAACTCGCCGTCGCGGCCCTGATCGGCCTCGGCGTGATGTACGGCATCGCCCGCGGGCCGCACCTGCGCGCGACGGACATCGACACCATCGCCGACCTCTACGGCCCCGTCGTACAGGCGCAGTTGACGCCCCGGGACTGA